Genomic segment of Umezawaea sp. Da 62-37:
GGCCGCGTCGATCGGCGCCGTCGTGGCGATCTTCCAGTGGGGCTCGCTCGGTGAGTTGATCGGCGTGTCACACGGCGGTCCCACCATCAGCTTCCTGCCGATCCTGATGACCGGCATCCTGTTCGGCCTTGTCATGGACTGCGAGGTGTTCTTCGTGCAGTGCGTGCGCGAGTCGTACGTGCACGGTGCCACGCCGCGGCGGGCGGTCGTCGAAGGCTTCGACCACAGCGCGCGGGTGGTCACCGCGACGGGCCTGATCATGACGTCGGTCTTCCTGGGCTTCGTCCTGTCCTCCGGCACCGTGATCAAGTCTGTGGGGTTTCGCG
This window contains:
- a CDS encoding MMPL family transporter, which codes for MAASIGAVVAIFQWGSLGELIGVSHGGPTISFLPILMTGILFGLVMDCEVFFVQCVRESYVHGATPRRAVVEGFDHSARVVTATGLIMTSVFLGFVLSSGTVIKSVGFRAGVRRPGRHIPGADDARAP